In Zobellia roscoffensis, the following are encoded in one genomic region:
- a CDS encoding sigma-54-dependent transcriptional regulator translates to MLKRENILLVDDDINILELLQRHLQSMNYHTYKAVSVKEALYILKDTFIDLLITDIQMPEVDGLQLLKFSDEHYPEIPKLVITGYPSVDGALEVIKSGAIDYLTKPFTKEELRLAVEKAFAHGESRKNIRPKKTNGNRTLHSEMIGESAAFQEITDVIDRVKDNKATVLIQGESGTGKELVARAIHYSGKFSRAPFIAVNCGAIPENLLESELFGYVKGAFTGANDNRTGFFQAAQGGTLFLDEIGTAPLTVQTKLLRALQEKEITKVGARKSEKVDIRIIAATNADLQNDIQEKRFREDLYYRLTVVEIDVPPLRKRKTDIPLLVDKFLLKYGVEYKDRLLKISPDAIEVLKRYNWPGNIRELENVVQRAVIMCDGTIGVKDFPEALKFQIDFPEGDYKPLREMEKEYVQRVLLHTQGNKTKAAEILQIDRKTLREKLK, encoded by the coding sequence ATGCTTAAAAGAGAGAATATTTTACTGGTAGATGATGATATTAATATTTTGGAGCTTTTACAGCGTCATCTTCAATCAATGAATTACCATACGTACAAGGCTGTTTCGGTAAAAGAAGCGTTGTATATATTGAAAGATACTTTTATTGATTTGTTGATAACGGACATTCAAATGCCCGAGGTAGATGGCTTACAGTTGTTAAAATTCTCGGATGAGCATTATCCTGAAATCCCAAAACTGGTTATTACCGGTTACCCATCTGTTGATGGGGCCTTAGAAGTAATTAAATCTGGCGCAATAGACTATTTAACCAAACCTTTTACAAAAGAAGAACTTAGACTGGCGGTTGAAAAAGCTTTTGCGCATGGCGAGAGCCGCAAAAACATACGGCCTAAAAAGACTAATGGGAATAGGACACTTCATAGTGAAATGATAGGGGAGTCCGCAGCTTTTCAAGAGATAACGGATGTAATAGATAGAGTAAAGGATAATAAGGCCACCGTATTGATACAAGGTGAAAGCGGAACAGGAAAGGAACTTGTGGCGCGTGCCATACATTATTCAGGAAAGTTTTCTCGAGCACCTTTTATAGCGGTTAATTGCGGGGCAATTCCTGAAAATTTGCTCGAATCTGAATTGTTTGGTTATGTAAAAGGGGCATTTACGGGAGCAAACGATAACCGAACCGGTTTTTTTCAAGCCGCTCAAGGCGGTACCCTTTTCTTAGATGAAATAGGAACAGCACCCTTAACCGTACAGACCAAATTATTACGGGCCTTACAGGAAAAGGAAATTACAAAGGTTGGCGCCAGAAAAAGTGAAAAAGTAGATATACGAATTATAGCAGCTACAAATGCAGATTTACAGAATGATATTCAGGAGAAAAGATTTAGAGAAGACCTCTATTATAGACTTACGGTAGTAGAAATAGACGTGCCTCCTCTGCGAAAACGTAAAACAGATATTCCACTATTAGTAGATAAGTTTTTGTTGAAATATGGAGTAGAGTATAAAGACAGGTTGTTAAAGATTTCCCCAGATGCTATAGAGGTACTAAAAAGATATAACTGGCCAGGTAATATTAGGGAATTGGAAAATGTGGTGCAACGAGCCGTAATTATGTGTGATGGCACCATAGGAGTTAAAGATTTCCCCGAAGCCTTAAAATTCCAAATAGATTTCCCAGAGGGAGATTATAAGCCATTACGGGAAATGGAAAAGGAATATGTACAGCGCGTGCTTCTTCACACGCAAGGGAACAAAACAAAAGCGGCAGAAATTCTTCAAATAGACCGTAAAACCTTACGCGAAAAATTAAAATAA
- a CDS encoding GreA/GreB family elongation factor: MKYGSLVIEKNDYTVLKKYLNSNLYLVDYTHQDALEMLDKNLETALVLSSEDMPNDIVRINSTVTVSSISNVDYTFQLVSLQDEDSPNQKISVTSTMGASVIGRSEDDVINYGPPADSISLRIRKVGGVEADRVEV; this comes from the coding sequence ATGAAGTATGGGAGTCTAGTTATAGAAAAGAATGATTATACGGTATTAAAAAAGTACCTAAATTCTAATTTGTACCTAGTAGACTATACACATCAAGATGCGCTTGAAATGTTAGATAAAAATTTGGAAACGGCATTGGTCTTAAGTTCAGAAGATATGCCAAATGATATTGTCAGAATTAACTCTACAGTAACGGTTTCTAGCATATCTAATGTTGATTATACTTTTCAATTGGTTTCGTTACAGGATGAAGATTCTCCGAATCAAAAAATATCGGTTACTAGCACCATGGGTGCATCTGTAATAGGCCGCTCAGAAGATGACGTCATAAATTATGGGCCTCCTGCAGATAGTATTTCTTTAAGAATAAGAAAGGTAGGCGGTGTAGAAGCAGATAGAGTAGAAGTGTAA
- a CDS encoding Glu/Leu/Phe/Val family dehydrogenase — protein MIVKTPEQKKAVKQGMLSNVMRQFDNAADIIGLNSNIRKILEVTNNELVVHFPVRMDDGEVEIFTGYRVQHNNSLGPYKGGLRYHPTVDIDAARALAMWMTWKTSLAGLPYGGAKGGIQLDPTKYSDEELQRITRRFTYALGDNIGPELDIPAPDVNTNPQTMAWILDTYMSTKSPAERSTNMHVVTGKPIGAGGSQGRDRATGYGVFLNIKFWAEHKNINLKDKRFIVQGFGNVGFWAAYFLEKEGASMVAVQDAYGSIINEEGISVDDLLAYTKANKGSIMGFAGAETLDSSGFFGLDCDICIPAALGNVITAANASKIKAYLIAEGANGPTDVEAEAILLKRGVTILPDILCNSGGVIGSYFEWLQNRNGEIWQLDEVLEKLEKKLRESFTKVMETSVKREIDMRTAAFIIAIERLEETYVQRGIFP, from the coding sequence ATGATTGTAAAAACTCCTGAGCAGAAAAAAGCTGTAAAGCAAGGTATGCTCTCAAACGTCATGCGACAATTTGATAATGCCGCGGACATCATTGGTTTAAACTCTAATATCAGAAAGATACTAGAAGTTACCAATAATGAATTGGTTGTTCATTTTCCTGTGAGAATGGATGATGGTGAGGTTGAAATATTTACGGGCTATAGAGTACAGCACAACAATTCACTTGGGCCATACAAAGGTGGTTTACGCTATCATCCAACAGTAGATATAGATGCTGCAAGAGCTTTGGCCATGTGGATGACTTGGAAAACTTCTCTGGCAGGTTTGCCTTATGGAGGTGCTAAAGGTGGAATACAACTTGATCCCACCAAATACTCCGATGAGGAACTGCAACGTATTACCAGAAGGTTCACCTATGCCTTGGGCGATAATATTGGTCCTGAGTTAGATATTCCCGCTCCAGATGTAAATACCAATCCGCAGACCATGGCATGGATTTTAGATACGTATATGTCTACCAAATCTCCTGCAGAAAGGTCTACCAATATGCACGTAGTAACAGGTAAGCCAATTGGCGCTGGCGGTTCTCAAGGTCGCGACAGGGCAACTGGTTATGGTGTTTTTTTAAATATTAAATTTTGGGCAGAACACAAGAATATAAACTTAAAAGATAAACGCTTCATTGTTCAAGGTTTTGGTAATGTGGGGTTTTGGGCTGCTTATTTTCTAGAGAAAGAAGGCGCATCAATGGTTGCTGTTCAAGATGCTTATGGTAGTATCATAAATGAAGAAGGTATTTCTGTAGATGATTTACTCGCTTATACTAAAGCAAATAAGGGCAGTATCATGGGCTTTGCCGGAGCAGAAACGTTAGACAGTTCTGGTTTTTTTGGATTGGATTGTGATATATGTATTCCAGCTGCTTTGGGTAATGTAATTACGGCAGCTAATGCTTCCAAGATAAAAGCATATTTAATTGCAGAAGGTGCAAATGGACCAACAGATGTTGAAGCAGAAGCAATTTTGTTAAAAAGAGGAGTTACTATTTTACCGGATATTCTGTGCAATTCCGGAGGGGTAATAGGAAGTTATTTTGAATGGCTTCAGAACCGTAATGGTGAAATTTGGCAGCTAGACGAAGTTTTAGAAAAGTTGGAGAAAAAGCTTAGAGAATCTTTCACTAAGGTAATGGAGACTTCTGTTAAACGAGAGATTGATATGAGAACTGCTGCGTTTATAATAGCTATTGAAAGACTTGAAGAAACGTATGTACAAAGAGGAATTTTTCCATAA
- a CDS encoding GreA/GreB family elongation factor codes for MKYGGLVIEKKEYVLLKRFMNLSGYYKDKTLRKSVEKLVGELESAQIHDEADMPEDVIRFNSTISITSENGWKKKFKLVLPTESDVNSSKISILTPMGAAVIGYAKGDTLIWDFPAGEQCMLIELVEQEHKYIDIDSI; via the coding sequence ATGAAATACGGTGGCTTGGTTATAGAAAAGAAAGAATATGTTTTGTTGAAAAGGTTCATGAATCTTTCGGGCTATTACAAGGATAAAACTTTGCGTAAATCAGTAGAGAAGTTGGTGGGTGAGTTAGAATCGGCTCAAATACATGACGAGGCAGATATGCCCGAAGATGTAATTCGGTTTAATTCTACCATTAGCATTACTTCAGAAAATGGATGGAAAAAGAAGTTCAAATTAGTGCTTCCCACTGAGAGTGATGTTAATAGTAGTAAAATATCCATCTTAACGCCAATGGGGGCAGCTGTTATTGGTTATGCGAAAGGCGATACTTTAATTTGGGATTTTCCTGCTGGTGAGCAATGTATGCTCATAGAACTTGTAGAACAAGAACATAAATACATAGATATAGATAGCATATAG
- a CDS encoding lactonase family protein, with protein sequence MKDVEQKIENSNLKLLVGTHASGDEQGIYQLDFNSETGELANSEHLVKEDNSGYLYLSKDGKRVYSSNGTKPGSVSAFEWDNEGVKLSKVSNFSSEGDGACYIELSPDENLLAAANYGSGGIVMYKVDAHGKVIGEPDAKQHVGTGPHKNQKSAHAHCVKFSKAGDFLYAVDLGIDKILAYPIGSDGKLGKEHTALQLDPGDGPRHLIFHPTKNRVFIINELYSSVVSANVDTKTGIFTRIDKKSTLPEDYNGNNACADIHLSNDGKFLYASNRGHNSIATFSVSDEGQLNLLGTESVQGDWPRNFTLSPDNKFLLVANRKTGNITVFNRDETSGMLSYTGNEVKLPQPVCLKFR encoded by the coding sequence ATGAAAGATGTTGAACAGAAGATTGAAAATTCAAATTTAAAACTACTGGTCGGTACACATGCAAGTGGAGATGAACAAGGTATTTATCAATTAGACTTTAATTCTGAGACAGGAGAACTAGCCAACTCAGAACACTTGGTAAAAGAAGACAATTCCGGTTACCTCTATCTTTCAAAAGATGGCAAAAGAGTGTACTCTTCAAACGGAACAAAACCGGGAAGTGTGTCTGCATTTGAGTGGGATAATGAGGGAGTTAAATTGAGTAAAGTATCTAATTTTTCTAGTGAAGGTGATGGTGCCTGCTATATAGAACTAAGTCCAGATGAAAACCTTCTTGCCGCTGCCAATTATGGTTCTGGTGGCATTGTAATGTACAAAGTAGATGCACACGGAAAGGTAATTGGTGAGCCGGATGCCAAGCAACACGTTGGTACAGGCCCACATAAAAATCAAAAATCGGCCCATGCGCACTGTGTGAAATTCAGTAAAGCAGGAGATTTTCTTTATGCTGTTGATTTAGGAATAGATAAAATATTAGCCTACCCCATTGGTAGTGATGGTAAGTTAGGAAAAGAACATACAGCCTTGCAATTAGACCCAGGCGATGGTCCCCGTCATTTAATTTTTCACCCTACAAAAAACAGAGTTTTTATTATTAATGAATTGTATAGCTCCGTAGTATCTGCCAATGTAGATACTAAAACAGGAATATTTACTAGAATTGACAAGAAAAGTACATTACCCGAAGACTACAATGGAAATAATGCCTGTGCCGATATTCATTTAAGCAATGACGGTAAGTTCCTGTACGCCAGCAACAGAGGCCATAACAGCATTGCTACCTTTTCCGTATCAGATGAAGGACAGTTAAATTTGTTGGGGACGGAGTCCGTTCAAGGCGATTGGCCAAGGAACTTCACATTATCACCAGATAATAAATTTCTACTTGTTGCGAATAGAAAAACGGGGAACATTACCGTATTCAACAGAGATGAAACTTCTGGAATGCTATCCTATACAGGAAATGAGGTAAAATTGCCCCAACCTGTGTGTTTAAAATTTAGATAG
- a CDS encoding cellulase N-terminal Ig-like domain-containing protein: MKRILFAALLCTSTYCTAQETTSDSKKYEPYVNQLGYNLGESKRFVCYGAENDTPFHIINTTTSKVVFEGKMLNNEGWFSEFEPKEAQDEFVIKVDGHGSSVPFLVADHLMETASSKLAYDFFVDARGFDDLSTYDMAAVYGGGPTRDGGAYGLETIFEILQYASNPALFDNWKSELGDKKVADLIELILWHAEFAYKYVDYNGPVKKRHGTLGYQGQPRMTYDYWNTLDQLAAVCAAYHSFLKPYLDEETYQKYRKVCLDNWEAYDRHKVVRFWTYSTKWVDEGFQEFNEMGNAYGQSVFRNLFMYESERHEKDGSPEKYLKWAQSGASDIIKNWDFNNPRHMWWIRNAEHITPQALAYFLLLAPEKAPEGTKEKLEGWALHIKQKSNNFWKYRKHSETEWAHSKTKELGGAPALGGSMFAIAHLLNDPDLRALGWAQTDFVFGVNPVGTHLSNKSDARVKIGGYWKGVEKGWPQSHPHGYGELGSVRGTLDGSPLDSQFPIAEKIDAIEGKNEGRVFGKNAYATEGWGVSNRGWQATLTFSTLGSHNLKVFDGDFKDEISSVKSGQNITVQLNAALNIDRNAIDKGWVMLQSGQKSEKIPLAETGINTGVFTSKFKIPKNLDVNYLELSYGFLGFEKKLKLDVQH, from the coding sequence ATGAAAAGAATACTGTTCGCTGCCTTATTATGTACCTCTACCTATTGTACCGCACAAGAAACGACCTCTGATTCAAAAAAGTATGAACCTTATGTCAACCAATTGGGTTATAATTTAGGGGAGTCCAAACGTTTTGTATGTTATGGTGCTGAAAATGATACACCCTTCCATATTATAAATACCACTACATCCAAAGTGGTGTTTGAAGGAAAAATGCTGAATAATGAAGGATGGTTTTCAGAATTTGAGCCAAAAGAAGCTCAAGACGAATTTGTAATTAAAGTTGATGGGCACGGCAGTTCGGTACCATTTTTAGTAGCCGACCACCTTATGGAAACGGCATCCTCAAAACTAGCTTATGATTTTTTTGTTGATGCACGGGGGTTTGATGATTTGAGCACCTACGATATGGCTGCCGTATACGGTGGTGGCCCAACGCGTGATGGTGGGGCTTACGGATTAGAGACTATTTTTGAAATTCTACAATATGCTAGTAACCCAGCGCTTTTTGACAACTGGAAATCTGAATTGGGCGATAAAAAAGTAGCCGACCTCATTGAACTGATTCTTTGGCATGCTGAATTTGCGTACAAGTATGTAGATTATAACGGTCCCGTAAAAAAACGCCATGGTACTTTAGGCTACCAAGGACAACCCAGAATGACCTATGATTATTGGAATACTTTAGATCAACTGGCAGCAGTTTGCGCTGCGTACCATTCTTTTCTAAAACCGTATCTAGACGAAGAAACCTATCAGAAATACCGAAAAGTCTGCTTGGACAACTGGGAGGCCTATGACCGCCATAAAGTAGTTCGGTTCTGGACCTATAGTACCAAATGGGTAGATGAAGGCTTTCAGGAATTTAATGAAATGGGCAATGCTTACGGGCAATCGGTTTTTCGAAATCTCTTTATGTACGAATCCGAAAGACATGAAAAAGATGGCTCTCCGGAGAAGTACTTAAAATGGGCACAATCAGGTGCTTCAGACATCATAAAGAACTGGGACTTTAACAACCCAAGACACATGTGGTGGATAAGAAATGCCGAACATATCACTCCACAAGCCCTAGCATATTTTCTTCTTTTAGCTCCAGAAAAAGCACCTGAAGGAACAAAAGAAAAACTAGAAGGCTGGGCCCTTCATATAAAACAAAAGAGCAATAATTTTTGGAAATACCGTAAGCATAGTGAAACAGAATGGGCGCATTCAAAAACTAAAGAATTAGGAGGGGCTCCTGCTCTTGGCGGTTCTATGTTCGCTATAGCCCATCTTTTGAATGACCCTGATCTTAGGGCGTTGGGTTGGGCTCAGACGGATTTTGTTTTTGGAGTTAATCCCGTAGGCACGCACCTTAGCAATAAAAGCGATGCACGTGTAAAAATTGGCGGGTACTGGAAAGGTGTTGAAAAAGGCTGGCCACAATCCCACCCACATGGTTATGGAGAATTAGGTAGCGTTAGGGGTACATTAGATGGTTCTCCATTAGACAGTCAATTCCCGATTGCTGAAAAAATTGATGCCATTGAAGGAAAAAATGAAGGTCGGGTTTTTGGCAAAAATGCCTACGCAACAGAGGGTTGGGGAGTTTCTAACCGCGGCTGGCAAGCCACCTTAACCTTTTCTACATTAGGTAGCCACAACCTTAAAGTTTTTGATGGAGATTTTAAAGATGAAATCTCATCTGTAAAATCTGGTCAAAACATTACCGTGCAACTAAATGCCGCTTTAAATATTGATAGAAATGCCATAGATAAAGGTTGGGTGATGTTGCAATCTGGTCAGAAAAGTGAAAAAATCCCGCTTGCGGAAACTGGTATAAACACAGGAGTATTTACTTCTAAATTCAAAATACCAAAAAATTTGGACGTAAACTATTTAGAGCTATCTTACGGTTTCTTAGGTTTTGAAAAGAAACTTAAGTTAGACGTTCAACACTAA
- a CDS encoding sulfatase family protein, with protein sequence MKLNKLICLAAYLLPLLTIAQEKKPNIVWIFSDDHSYQTIGAYGGRLQSLNPTPNIDKLAAEGMRFDKAYVENSICAPSRATLLTGKMSHLHKKLDNTKKTIFDHDQQQFQKILRTNGYQTAMIGKIHLPGKMQGFDYWEVLPGQGKYYNPDFITEEGDTNYKGEYVTDVITDRALNWLENERDQDKPFMMMVHHKAPHRNWDPAERYMSKYEDVEIPEPDNFFDDYVTRTTAAHKQEMDIATSMNTHIDLKAEGNRYANDPRYKGRFAKFAQDNLKGEALVKWKYQTYMKDYLRCIWSVDESVGQIMKSLKEQGLDENTIVIYSSDQGFYMGEHGWFDKRFMYEESFRTPLIVKWPGTVKPGSVNTDLVQNIDFAETFLDLADAPIPDDMQGKSVVPLLKGKAPKNWRKSMYYHYYEYPGAHAVRRHEGVANKRYKLIRFYGEDVPNGEEWEFYDLEKDPSEMNNIYNSSAMTNQISEMKKELGKLRVQYAVNE encoded by the coding sequence ATGAAACTGAATAAACTGATTTGTTTAGCAGCATACCTGCTACCCTTACTCACCATTGCTCAAGAAAAGAAACCTAATATTGTCTGGATTTTTTCTGATGATCATTCTTACCAAACTATTGGAGCTTATGGTGGCAGACTACAAAGCTTAAACCCAACTCCCAATATAGATAAACTGGCCGCAGAAGGAATGCGTTTTGATAAGGCCTATGTTGAAAACTCAATCTGCGCACCAAGTAGAGCTACCCTATTAACAGGTAAAATGAGCCACCTTCATAAGAAACTGGACAATACCAAGAAAACAATCTTTGACCATGACCAGCAACAGTTTCAAAAAATACTACGTACCAACGGTTACCAAACGGCTATGATCGGGAAAATTCATCTTCCCGGAAAAATGCAAGGTTTTGATTATTGGGAAGTACTCCCCGGACAAGGAAAATATTATAATCCTGATTTTATAACCGAGGAAGGCGATACAAACTACAAGGGCGAATATGTAACCGATGTAATTACGGACCGTGCCCTAAACTGGTTAGAAAACGAACGTGATCAGGACAAACCGTTTATGATGATGGTTCACCATAAGGCCCCACACCGCAACTGGGATCCGGCAGAGCGCTATATGAGCAAATATGAAGATGTAGAAATTCCTGAGCCGGACAATTTTTTTGACGATTATGTCACACGCACTACAGCTGCCCACAAACAAGAAATGGATATTGCCACAAGCATGAACACCCATATTGATTTAAAGGCCGAAGGTAACCGCTACGCGAACGACCCAAGGTATAAGGGACGTTTTGCAAAGTTTGCCCAAGATAATTTAAAAGGTGAAGCGCTTGTTAAATGGAAATACCAGACCTACATGAAAGATTATTTACGTTGTATCTGGTCTGTTGATGAAAGTGTAGGACAGATAATGAAATCGCTTAAAGAGCAAGGGTTGGATGAAAATACTATAGTAATCTACTCTTCTGACCAAGGTTTTTACATGGGTGAACATGGTTGGTTCGATAAGCGTTTTATGTATGAAGAATCGTTTCGTACACCGCTTATTGTAAAATGGCCCGGCACCGTTAAACCGGGAAGCGTAAATACCGATTTGGTACAGAACATAGACTTTGCCGAAACCTTTCTTGACCTTGCCGATGCTCCTATTCCAGATGATATGCAGGGTAAAAGTGTCGTACCCCTTTTGAAAGGGAAAGCACCTAAAAACTGGCGCAAATCTATGTACTATCACTATTATGAATATCCTGGAGCACATGCAGTTCGCCGCCATGAAGGTGTCGCCAATAAGCGTTATAAGCTTATCCGTTTTTACGGAGAAGATGTTCCAAACGGTGAGGAATGGGAATTTTATGATTTGGAAAAAGACCCTTCGGAAATGAATAACATATACAACTCATCTGCCATGACAAACCAAATTTCGGAAATGAAAAAAGAGCTCGGTAAACTAAGAGTTCAATACGCGGTAAACGAGTAA
- a CDS encoding sulfatase family protein → MYNKFIFLAFAALISFNFSIAQNQNKERPNVVLVFIDDEGYGDIGVYGATGFETPNIDQLAAKGTRFTNYYSAQPVCSASRAGILTGCYPNRIGFSGALFPRHEIGLNKDELTIAEMFKEQNYKTACFGKWHLGWQKEFLPLQHGFDEFVGLPYSNDMWPHDSATGEHLSAEKNRAKFPDLPIIEGNKAIAYVKSLKDQDKLTTLYTEKAVDFIDRNASEPFFLYVPHTMAHIPLGVSDKFRGKSEQGLYGDVMMEIDWSVGEIDKALKRNGVADNTIFIFTTDNGPWLNFGNHAGSSGGLREGKTTSWEGGQRVPFIIRWPGNTPEGTVSNKLACAVDLLPTFAAITNGKLSNNKIDGVDISSLWKGQFSETPRNTILYYYGKNNLNGVRKGNWKLVLPHTYSSYNTESGNDGHGGKRIKTVVEQPELYNMMRDPGERYNVIAYHPEKVKELMVVVEKARKELGDLNVNIEYGTENRKIGKL, encoded by the coding sequence ATGTACAACAAATTTATTTTTCTCGCTTTTGCCGCTTTAATTTCTTTTAATTTTTCCATTGCCCAAAATCAAAATAAAGAACGCCCCAACGTTGTTCTTGTTTTTATTGATGATGAAGGTTACGGAGATATAGGTGTATATGGAGCCACCGGTTTTGAAACACCTAATATAGACCAACTGGCCGCCAAAGGAACACGTTTTACTAATTATTACTCCGCACAGCCTGTATGCAGTGCTTCAAGAGCGGGAATACTAACAGGGTGTTATCCCAATAGAATCGGGTTTTCCGGTGCACTATTTCCACGACATGAAATCGGCTTGAACAAAGATGAACTTACTATTGCAGAAATGTTCAAAGAACAGAATTATAAAACGGCTTGTTTTGGAAAATGGCACTTGGGATGGCAGAAAGAGTTTTTACCGTTACAACATGGTTTTGATGAGTTTGTTGGCCTACCCTACTCTAACGATATGTGGCCTCACGACAGTGCTACGGGAGAACATCTTTCTGCTGAGAAAAATAGAGCTAAGTTTCCTGATCTACCAATTATAGAAGGTAACAAAGCTATAGCATATGTCAAAAGTTTAAAAGACCAAGATAAATTAACCACCCTTTACACAGAAAAAGCGGTAGATTTTATAGACCGGAACGCCAGCGAACCCTTTTTCCTTTATGTGCCGCATACCATGGCCCATATACCCTTGGGAGTTTCGGACAAATTTAGAGGCAAGAGCGAACAAGGTCTTTATGGAGATGTAATGATGGAAATTGATTGGTCTGTTGGAGAAATAGATAAAGCCTTAAAACGAAATGGTGTTGCGGATAACACTATTTTTATTTTTACAACAGACAACGGGCCATGGTTAAATTTTGGTAACCACGCAGGTTCTTCGGGCGGATTAAGAGAAGGAAAAACCACAAGCTGGGAAGGCGGGCAACGGGTACCTTTTATCATTCGGTGGCCTGGAAATACTCCAGAAGGGACTGTTTCTAATAAATTGGCCTGTGCTGTTGATTTGCTTCCCACTTTTGCGGCGATAACCAACGGAAAACTATCGAACAATAAAATAGACGGCGTAGATATATCATCTCTTTGGAAAGGACAATTTTCAGAAACGCCTCGTAACACCATATTATATTATTACGGAAAGAACAACCTAAACGGAGTTAGAAAAGGCAATTGGAAACTCGTGCTTCCCCATACCTATAGCAGCTATAACACAGAAAGTGGCAACGATGGACATGGCGGAAAGAGAATAAAGACTGTTGTAGAACAGCCAGAACTTTACAATATGATGCGTGATCCAGGAGAACGGTATAATGTAATCGCCTATCACCCGGAAAAAGTAAAAGAACTGATGGTTGTTGTAGAAAAAGCTCGCAAAGAATTGGGCGACTTAAATGTTAATATTGAATATGGAACCGAAAATAGGAAGATAGGCAAATTGTAA
- a CDS encoding glycoside hydrolase family 117 protein, with protein sequence MQLKPLYKHYFLSFLLAGSFIACSDSKSVKTSAASEETASKEHQVFPHKLPAEKPNFPLSASAERMFDYPAPRVQDNELYSLFKYTELKGFDYNGGDGTVSRRDPSRPILVDGKYYMYYTKRDTKVPPIGWNRAKEATDKIPSTDWDLCDIWYATSEDGTTWKEEGIAIKRPEKPNPGWRSVATPDILIWKGKYYLYYQAFDEPSGLRGDWCPVSVSYADSPAGPWTHGGDAVIPFGEKGEWDQDATHDPQPIVYNGKIYLYYKAAYNKWTDIRDKYAVGHGLAIAEDPLGPFEKHPLNPVMTSGHETTYFPFKDGIANITIKDGNERETVQYSKDGVNFEIASVISLPPIAGGPYAPDMFTDSGNGRGFTWGMSHFINAGEPKKQYSIIARFDCDLSLDHDIQEYKKTGVWHKPEVYFAQAPNKSGHPERR encoded by the coding sequence ATGCAGCTCAAACCTCTGTACAAACACTATTTTTTGAGTTTTTTACTGGCGGGGTCTTTCATTGCCTGTTCAGATTCTAAATCAGTGAAAACTTCCGCCGCTTCCGAAGAAACCGCTTCAAAGGAACATCAAGTATTTCCACATAAACTACCTGCGGAAAAACCCAATTTTCCTCTCAGTGCCTCGGCCGAGCGCATGTTCGATTATCCAGCTCCACGTGTACAGGACAACGAGCTGTATTCGCTCTTTAAATACACCGAATTAAAAGGATTTGATTATAATGGTGGAGATGGAACCGTATCGCGTCGTGACCCTTCAAGACCCATTTTGGTAGATGGCAAATACTACATGTACTACACCAAAAGGGACACAAAAGTGCCACCTATTGGTTGGAACCGCGCTAAAGAGGCTACAGATAAAATTCCTTCTACGGATTGGGACCTTTGCGATATTTGGTATGCTACCAGCGAAGACGGAACCACATGGAAAGAAGAAGGTATCGCTATTAAAAGACCTGAAAAACCAAATCCCGGTTGGCGCTCGGTTGCTACTCCCGATATTTTAATTTGGAAAGGAAAATACTACCTCTACTACCAAGCATTTGACGAACCTAGCGGTTTAAGAGGCGACTGGTGTCCGGTATCCGTATCCTATGCAGATTCACCTGCAGGGCCATGGACACATGGTGGAGATGCCGTGATACCATTCGGAGAAAAAGGGGAATGGGACCAAGATGCCACCCATGACCCACAGCCCATTGTTTACAACGGTAAAATTTACCTCTACTACAAAGCCGCCTATAACAAGTGGACGGATATCAGGGACAAGTATGCCGTGGGCCACGGATTGGCCATTGCCGAAGATCCACTTGGGCCGTTTGAAAAACACCCCCTAAACCCTGTAATGACTTCGGGTCATGAAACCACCTATTTTCCCTTTAAGGATGGCATTGCCAATATCACCATAAAAGATGGGAATGAAAGGGAAACGGTACAATACTCCAAAGACGGGGTCAATTTTGAAATTGCTTCGGTTATTTCTTTACCTCCAATTGCCGGCGGGCCTTATGCACCGGATATGTTTACAGATAGTGGAAACGGGCGAGGTTTCACCTGGGGAATGTCTCATTTTATCAATGCCGGGGAGCCCAAAAAACAATATTCCATTATCGCCAGGTTTGATTGTGACCTTAGTCTGGACCACGATATTCAGGAATACAAAAAAACCGGGGTTTGGCATAAGCCCGAGGTATATTTTGCCCAAGCACCCAATAAGAGCGGTCATCCAGAAAGACGATAA